In the Apteryx mantelli isolate bAptMan1 chromosome 1, bAptMan1.hap1, whole genome shotgun sequence genome, one interval contains:
- the MLNR gene encoding motilin receptor, which yields MRGGGNGSAGEPWPWALCDEQLCSALPLRALIPVTAVCLGLFVVGVAGNVLTVLVTHGYRDMKTTTNLYLGSMAVSDLLILLGLPLDLYRLWRSRPWIFGQLLCRLSHYLGEGCTYCTILHITALTVERYLAICFPLKAKVVVTKRRVKAIIGALWVFAFLSAAPFFFLVGVEQADNQTDFSRECKPTAQAVESGLLATMFWVTTTYFVLPVACLHVLYGCIGRQLWRSRGPLRGPAAALREKDHRQTLRILVVVVLAFVVCWLPFHIGRIIFVNTQDTRMMLFSQYFNIFALQLFYLSASINPILYNLISKKYRAAAYKLLLPQRSAERAFTVTKDAGGYTEASASTRNEYTTTF from the exons ATGCGGGGCGGTGGGAACGGCAGCGCCGGTGAGCCGTGGCCGTGGGCGCTGTGCGACGAGCAGCTGTGCTCGGCGCTGCCGCTGCGGGCGCTCATCCCTGTCACCGCCGTGTGCCTGGGGCTCTTTGTGGTCGGCGTGGCCGGCAACGTCCTCACGGTGCTGGTCACCCACGGCTACCGCGACATGAAGACCACCACCAACCTCTACCTGGGCAGCATGGCCGTGTCGGACCTGCTCATCCTGCTGGGGCTGCCCTTGGACCTGTACCGCCTGTGGCGATCGCGGCCCTGGATCTTCGGGCAGCTGCTGTGCCGCCTCTCGCACTACCTCGGCGAGGGCTGCACCTATTGCACCATCCTGCACATCACCGCCCTCACCGTGGAGCGCTACCTTGCCATCTGCTTCCCCCTCAAGGCCAAGGTGGTGGTCACCAAGCGCCGGGTCAAGGCCATCATCGGCGCCCTCTGGGTGTTTGCCTTCCTCTCCGCCGCACCCTTCTTCTTCCTCGTCGGTGTGGAGCAGGCGGACAACCAGACCGACTTCAGCCGGGAGTGTAAGCCCACCGCGCAGGCTGTGGAGTCGGGGCTGCTGGCCACCATGTTCTGGGTCACCACCACCTACTTCGTCCTGCCCGTCGCCTGCCTCCACGTCCTTTACGGCTGCATCGGCCGGCAGCTGTGGCGGAGCAGGGGGCCCCTgcggggccctgccgccgccctcCGGGAGAAGGACCACCGGCAGACCCTCAGGATCTTGG TGGTGGTGGTGCTGGCCTTTGTGGTTTGCTGGTTGCCTTTCCACATTGGCAGGATCATATTTGTGAACACTCAGGATACCAGGATGATGCTGTTCTCCCAATACTTTAACATATTTGCTCTGCAGCTTTTCTACCTGAGTGCATCCATCAACCCCATCCTCTACAACCTCATTTCGAAGAAGTACAGGGCGGCAGCCTACAAGCTGCTGCTGCCGCAGCGATCAGCAGAAAGGGCTTTCACTGTTACGAAAGACGCTGGTGGCTACACGGAGGCGAGTGCAAGTACGAGGAACGAGTACACGACCACCTTCTGA